A stretch of the Candidatus Rokuibacteriota bacterium genome encodes the following:
- a CDS encoding FAD-linked oxidase C-terminal domain-containing protein, which produces MTDLERELRRVVEGDVRFDPYSRLLYSTDASMYQMEPIGVVIPRHAGDVQAVLELASRENVAVLPRGGGTSLTGQTVNRAVVMDFSRWMQGVLEVNREEMWARVQPGVVQDELNAHVRPLGLLFGPDTSTSNRATIGGMLGNNSGGSHSIAYGLTVEHVIEITALLADGSRAVFGEVTAEAFRAKMRASGLEGQIYREVARIRDQHGPEIRRRYPKHWRRVCGYNLDELVKDRPLNMARLVVGSEGTLLTIVEAKMRLVPRPKATAVDVIHYRDIQEALESSQAILETGPYAVELTDKMILDLARGNIEQSKRMGFVQGDPGAILIVEYAGDSPAEVRSKVEALEAKRAAAGFGYAAHISLDAAEQQSIWKLRKAGLGLLLGTKGEAKPIAFIEDTAVDPKHLPVFVSRFREIMAKHGAEGAYYGHCSVGCLHIRPLVNLKTARGLEQVRGMADEIFDLVLEYEGAISSEHGDGRARSPFLERVYGPAVFQAFREFKSAFDPKGLMNPGNIVASPGVTEHLRYGTEYKTWEPKTSLDFSAQGGFAAAVEMCNGVGVCRKTLEGTMCPSYMATRDEEHSTRGRANALRAVLSGKVPSADFTGKRLFQVMDLCLECKGCKAECPANVDMAKMKYEFLYHYYKANGQPLRNQIFGHIGSLSWWGARLAPLSNWLAASAPNRWLMDTLLGIDRRRPLPIFARETFTAWFDRRRAPAAAPRGPVVLFHDTFVTYNAPEIGRAAVELLEAAGYKVELVDRKCCGRPLISKGMLDEAREHARWNVERLHPWVARGVAVVGLEPSCLLTLRDEWVELLRTDAAREVALSSFLLEEFLLRERARGLDLRFKPGPRRALLHGHCHQKALVGTAPTVAALAWAGYEVSEVDSGCCGMAGSFGFEKEHYDISVMLGNRRLAPAVQAAPADTEVVASGISCRQQIEHLSGRRPRHPAQLLRDSLDT; this is translated from the coding sequence ATGACGGACCTCGAACGGGAATTGCGGCGTGTCGTGGAGGGCGACGTCCGCTTCGATCCCTACTCGCGGCTGCTCTATTCCACCGACGCGTCGATGTACCAGATGGAGCCGATCGGCGTCGTGATCCCGCGCCACGCGGGCGACGTGCAGGCCGTGCTGGAGCTGGCGAGCCGGGAGAACGTCGCCGTCCTGCCGCGAGGCGGGGGCACCTCGCTCACCGGACAGACGGTCAATCGGGCGGTCGTCATGGACTTCTCGCGCTGGATGCAGGGCGTGCTCGAGGTCAACCGCGAGGAGATGTGGGCGCGCGTGCAGCCGGGCGTCGTCCAGGACGAGCTCAACGCCCACGTCCGGCCGCTCGGGCTCCTCTTCGGGCCGGACACTTCGACCTCCAACCGCGCCACCATCGGCGGCATGCTCGGCAACAACTCCGGAGGATCCCACTCGATCGCGTACGGCCTCACGGTCGAGCACGTCATCGAGATCACGGCGCTCCTGGCCGACGGCAGCCGCGCCGTGTTCGGCGAGGTCACGGCCGAGGCCTTCCGCGCCAAGATGCGCGCCTCGGGGCTCGAGGGCCAGATCTACCGCGAGGTCGCGCGCATCCGCGACCAGCACGGCCCCGAGATCCGGCGGCGCTACCCCAAGCACTGGCGGCGCGTCTGCGGCTACAACCTCGACGAGCTGGTCAAGGACCGGCCGCTCAACATGGCCCGGCTCGTCGTCGGATCGGAAGGCACGCTGCTGACCATCGTCGAGGCGAAGATGCGTCTCGTCCCGCGCCCCAAGGCCACGGCCGTGGACGTGATCCACTACCGCGACATCCAGGAGGCGCTCGAGTCCTCGCAGGCCATCCTCGAGACCGGGCCCTACGCCGTCGAGCTCACGGACAAGATGATCCTCGACCTGGCGCGTGGCAACATCGAGCAGTCCAAGCGCATGGGTTTCGTCCAGGGCGACCCGGGCGCCATCCTGATCGTCGAGTACGCGGGCGACTCACCGGCCGAGGTCCGCTCCAAGGTCGAGGCGCTCGAGGCCAAGCGCGCCGCGGCCGGCTTCGGCTACGCCGCGCACATCTCGCTCGACGCCGCGGAGCAGCAGTCCATCTGGAAGCTGCGCAAGGCCGGGCTCGGGCTTCTCCTCGGCACCAAGGGCGAGGCCAAGCCCATCGCCTTCATCGAGGACACGGCGGTGGATCCGAAGCACCTGCCCGTGTTCGTCTCGCGCTTCCGGGAGATCATGGCCAAGCACGGCGCCGAGGGCGCGTACTACGGTCACTGCTCGGTCGGGTGCCTGCACATCCGTCCGCTGGTCAACCTCAAGACGGCGCGCGGGCTCGAGCAGGTGCGGGGCATGGCCGACGAGATCTTCGACCTGGTCCTCGAGTACGAGGGCGCGATCTCGAGCGAGCACGGCGACGGCCGCGCGCGCAGCCCCTTCCTCGAGCGCGTGTACGGTCCCGCCGTGTTCCAGGCTTTCCGCGAGTTCAAGTCGGCCTTCGACCCGAAGGGCCTGATGAACCCGGGCAACATCGTGGCGAGCCCGGGCGTCACCGAGCACCTGCGCTACGGCACCGAGTACAAGACCTGGGAGCCGAAGACTTCGCTCGACTTCTCCGCCCAGGGCGGCTTCGCCGCGGCCGTGGAGATGTGCAACGGCGTGGGCGTGTGCCGGAAGACGCTCGAAGGCACGATGTGCCCGTCCTACATGGCGACGCGCGACGAGGAGCACTCGACGCGCGGCCGGGCAAACGCGCTCCGCGCCGTCCTCTCGGGCAAGGTGCCGTCCGCGGACTTCACCGGGAAGCGGCTCTTCCAGGTCATGGACCTCTGCCTCGAGTGCAAGGGTTGCAAGGCCGAGTGTCCGGCCAACGTGGACATGGCGAAGATGAAGTACGAGTTCCTCTACCACTACTACAAGGCCAACGGCCAGCCGCTGCGCAACCAGATCTTCGGTCACATCGGGAGCCTCTCGTGGTGGGGCGCGAGGCTCGCGCCGCTCTCGAACTGGCTCGCCGCGTCGGCGCCCAACCGCTGGCTCATGGACACGCTGCTGGGTATCGACCGCCGCCGCCCGCTGCCCATCTTCGCGCGCGAGACCTTTACCGCCTGGTTCGACCGGCGCCGGGCGCCGGCCGCCGCGCCTCGTGGCCCCGTCGTCCTGTTCCACGACACCTTCGTCACCTACAACGCGCCCGAGATCGGCCGGGCCGCCGTCGAGCTGCTCGAGGCGGCCGGCTACAAGGTCGAGCTCGTGGACCGCAAGTGCTGCGGCCGCCCGCTCATCTCCAAGGGCATGCTCGACGAGGCGCGGGAGCACGCGCGCTGGAACGTCGAGCGGCTGCATCCGTGGGTCGCCCGCGGCGTGGCCGTCGTGGGGCTCGAGCCCTCATGCCTGTTGACGCTTCGCGATGAGTGGGTCGAGCTCCTGCGAACCGACGCCGCACGGGAAGTGGCGCTCTCGAGCTTCCTGCTGGAGGAGTTCCTCCTGCGTGAGCGGGCCCGCGGTCTCGACCTGCGTTTCAAGCCGGGCCCGCGCCGCGCGCTGCTCCACGGCCACTGCCACCAGAAGGCGCTCGTCGGCACGGCGCCGACGGTGGCCGCCCTCGCGTGGGCGGGCTACGAGGTCAGCGAGGTGGACTCCGGCTGCTGCGGCATGGCGGGCTCCTTCGGCTTCGAGAAGGAGCACTACGATATCTCGGTGATGCTCGGGAATCGACGCCTGGCGCCAGCCGTCCAGGCCGCGCCGGCCGACACCGAGGTGGTCGCCTCCGGCATCTCCTGCCGCCAGCAGATCGAGCACCTGTCCGGGCGACGCCCGCGGCACCCGGCCCAGCTCCTGCGGGACTCACTCGACACCTA